CCGCGACCACGCGCCGGGCATCCTCGGGCGTCAGGCCGGTGGTCCGGCTGACCTGCTCGACCAGCTCGTCACTCGGGACGCCTACCTCGGTCATCACGCGCCTACTCTGCAGCCGATCCAGGCCAAAAGCAAAGGATCTGCCCGAAATCGGGCAGAACAGCGGCAGTAAGAAAGGGAGGCTTCAGAACAGGCGCAGGACGTCGGATTCCATCCCGCGGAGGGCGTCGTAGTCGACGGTGACGCACTCCAGGCCGCGGTCCGTGGCCAGGAACTGGGCCTGCGGCTTGATCAGCTGGGCCGCGAAGATGCCCCGGACGGGTGCGAGCAACGGGTCGCGGTTGAGCAGTTCGACGTACCGGGTGAGCTGCTCGACGCCGTCGATCTCGCCGCGGCGCTTGATCTCGACGGCCACGTGCTTGCCGTCGGCGTCGCGGCAGAGCAGGTCGACCGGGCCGATCGCGGTCGGGTACTCACGCCGTACCAGTGTGAAACCGTCGCCGAAGGTGGTCACGTGCTCGGCCAGCAGTTCCTGCAGATGCGCCTCGACGCCGTCCTTGATCAGCCCCGGATCCAGACCCAGCTCGTACGACGTGTCGCTGAGCACCTTCTCGAACGTGATCCGCAGTTCCTCGCCGGCCTTGTTGGTGACGCTCCAGACGCCTTCCTCCTCCGTCAGCTTGCACGGGGGAGACATCCAGTTCAGCGGCTTGTACGAACCGCCGTCGGCGTGGATCAGGACGGAGCCGTCCGCCTTGACCATCAGCAGCCGCGGCGCCATCGGGAGATGGGCGGTCAGCCGGCCGGAGTAGTCCACGGAGCAATGAGCAATCACCAGGCGCACGAGAAAGCACCGTAGTGCACTCGTCACGACGACGCGCTGGCGGCGTGCCGGGTCCGGGTGGCACGCTGCTGGGATGAAGCCGAAGATCAGCCTGAAAGCCCGGCTCGCGTACGACGACGTGGCCAAGGGACTGGCCGACGCGGGGGTCGTGCAGGGATCCATGTTCGGGATGCCGTGCCTGAAGATCGAGAAGAAGATGCTCGGCGGGCTGTACGGCGACGCGATGACCTTCAAACTGCCGCCCGAGCCGCGCGAGGAGGCGCTCGCGCTCACCGGCGCCGAGCACTTCGACCCGGGGATGGGCCGGCCGATGAAGGAATGGGTCGTGATTCCACTGGAGCACAGCGAGAGCTGGCCGAAGTACGCCGAGCTGGCACTGGAGTTCGTCAGCAAATGAACCTGATGTGCCCCGCACGACTCATCCTGGTCCCCGACGAGTTGCCGGTCGAGGTGCCGACGGGTGAACGCGTTGCGGCGGTCTATGCGAGCCCTGCGGGCGAGGCAACCGCAGCACGCTGGGCCGCAGAGTTGGGCGTGCGGCTGACGGTCGACCCGGAGTTGACCGCGGGCGAGGCGCTGCGCGACATCGCCGACGTGCACCGCGGCGAGACGGTCGTTGTGGTCGTACCCGGGCTCGACCTCGGGCTGGCGATCCCGACCGACCATCGGCTGGTGATCGAGCACACCGGCGACGGCTGGTCCGTGCTGCCCAGCGACAACGAGGTGACCTTGGCGGCGTACGAGCAGGCGGCGGACAAGTTTCGCGACACGCTGCCGCACGGGCGGAGTGAGGTGATGGACCGCTGGTTCGACCGGATCGGCGCGGCGGTCCCGCCCGGCGCGAGCGTGCTCGAGCTCGGCAGCGGGACCGGCGAGGACGCGGTGGCGCTGGAGGAACGCGGTTATCGCGTACGGCGTACTGACGCGGCGGGCTCGTTCGTCGAGATGATCCGGTCCGACGGCTATCCGGCGGACCGGTTGAACGCGCTCACCGACGACTTCGGCGGCCCGTACGACCTGATCTTCGCCGACGCCGTCTTCCTGCACTTCGACCGCGCCGAACTCACGACCGTACTGCGAAAAGCTCGTCGCGCGGCCGCCTGCTTGGCCTTCACCACCCGCGAGGGTGAAGGCGGCGAGTGGTCGACCCGATTCCTCGACCTGCCCAGACGCTTCAACTCCTGGCAGGAGCAGCCCCTGCGCGAGCTGCTGACCGAGACAGGCTGGACCGTCACCCACCTCGAGCGGCACCAGACCCGCCCCGGCAGCAACTGGTTCTTCATCCTGGCGGTGTGAGGTTGCCCTCGGTCGTGATGTGGCTCATGTGCGGACCAGTGTGGCGACTGGCACACTTCGAGCCATGGCTCGTGACTTGAAGACGGTGGGAGTGGTCGGTCTCGGCACGATGGGTGCCGGTATCGCGGAGGTGTTCGCCCGGCACGGGCTGAGCGTGGTCGGGGTGGAACGCGACGAGCAGGCGGTCGAGCGCGGCCGCGGGCACATCCAGCACTCCACCGACCGGGCCGTGAAGCGCGGCAAGCTGTCCGTCGAGGACCAGCAGGCGCTGTTCGACCGGGTCACCTTCGCCACCGAACTGGAGGCGCTGGCCGGCTGCGACCTGGTGATCGAGGCGGTCGTCGAGCGGCTCGACCTGAAGCGGGAGATCTTCTCCGCGCTGGACAAGATCGTCGGCGAGGACGCGATCCTCGCCACCAACACCTCCTCGCTGTCGGTCACCGAGATCTCCGTGGCCACCCAGCGGCCGCGCCGGGTGGTCGGGATGCACTTCTTCAACCCGGCTCCCGTGCAGGAGTTCGTCGAGGTGATCAAGACCGTCGTCACCGAACCCGACGTGGTCGACGACGTCTCCGAGCTCGCGCGCCGGCTGGACAAGGTTCCCGTGGTCGCCGCCGACCGTGCCGGGTTCATCGCGAACGCGCTGCTGTTCGGCTATTTGAACCACGCCGTCTCGATGGTGGAGTCGCGCTACGCGACCCGCGAGGACGTCGACGCCGCGATGCGGCTCGGCTGTGGCTACCCGATGGGGCCGCTGGCCCTGCTCGACCTGATCGGCCTCGACACGGCGTACGAGATCCTCGACACGATGTACAAGCAGGGGCGGAACCGGCTGCACGCGCCGGCCCCGATCCTCAAGCAGATGGTGACCGCGGGCCTGCTCGGCCGCAAGACCGGGCGCGGCTTCTACACCTACGAGGCGCCGGACTCACCGGTCGTCGTGGACGACGACCTGACCCCGACCCGCGCCGAGGACACCGCTCCGGTGCGCCGCGTGCAGCAGATCGGCGTGGTCGGCTCGGGCACGATGGCCGTCGGCATCATCGAGGTCTGCGCCAAGGCCGGGTACGACGTCCTGTACGTCGCGCGCGGCACCGAGAAGGTCGACCGGGTCCGGGCCGGGCTGGAACGCTCGCTGGAGAAGGGCGTCCAGCGCGGCAAGCTGTCCTCGGAGGATCGCGACGCCGCGCTGCGGCGGATCACCGGCAGCGCGCGCCTCGACGACCTCGCCACGGCCGACCTGGTGATCGAGGCCGTGGTCGAGGAGCTCAGCGTGAAGCAGGCGCTGTTCGAGACGTTCGACGAGATCTGCAAGCCGGGCGCGATCCTGGCCACCACGACCTCCAGCCTGCCGGTGATCGACCTGGCGGTGGCGACCAAGCGGCCCACCGACGTGGTCGGCTTGCACTTCTTCAACCCCGCGCCGGTGATGCAACTGGTCGAGGTGGTCAGCACGGTCAGTACTGCGCCCGAGGTGGCGGACGCTGTCGCCGCGGTGGCCGTTGCCGCCGGCAAGCATCCGGTGCGGTGCGGCGACCGGGCCGGGTTCATCGTGAACGCGCTGCTCTTCCCGTACCTGAACGACGCGGTCCGGATGCTCGAGGCCCACTACGCCGGTGTCGACGACATCGACGCCGCGATGAAGCTCGGCTGCCGCCTGCCGATGGGCCCGTTCGAACTCCTCGACGTGGTCGGCCTGGACGTCGCCCTGGCGATCCAGCGCACCTTGTACCTGGAGTTCCGCGAGCCCGGCTTCGCCCCCGCCCCTCTGCTGGAGCACCTCGTCACCGCCGGCTACCTCGGCCGCAAAACCGCCCGCGGCTTCCGCGACTACGCCAAGTGAGCCGGTAGCCCGTGGAAGACGCTGCTCACGGCTCCATGGTGGCGTAGTCGCCGCAGGGGCCGCCGCCGATGGCTTCGGTGAGGTGGGTGGTTTGTCGGTCGGGGCGGACCAGTGGGTTGTAGAAGGCCGCGATCTCGGTGCTCGCTTCGGGGATGTAGTGGAAGATCAGTGAGCGGCGGAAGCGGTCCGCGGTCGTGTTGGGCCGGGAGCCGTGGACGACACTGCCGTGGAAGAACAGCACGTCGCCCGCCTTCATCCGCGTCTGCACCTTGGACAGACCGTCAGGAATCGGTACTTCGACGTCGGTGAAGGACTCGGTGAGGTCGGCCTCCTCCGGGCAGACCAGTTCGATCCGGTGCGACCCCGGTACGACGGCCAGTCCGCCGTTGTCCGCGTCGACGTCGTCCACCGCGATCCAGGCGGCCAGACAGGTCTCGGGATGGGCGCGCAGGAACGTGTTGTCCTGGTGCATCGCCTGTCCGCGGGCGCCCGGCGGCTTGAAGTAGAACATCGACTGGGCGCCGAGCGCCGGGCCGATCAAGGTGGTGACCACATTGAGGATCCGGCTGTCGAGCATCAGTTCCAGCGCGAGCCGGCCGGCCTCGACCTCGGTCCGGCGATGCGGGTGGACGAAGCGCGGGTAGCGGGCCAGCGGGTCGTCGGCCGGTACGCCGTCGTCGATCGCCAGCGAGTGGTCGACGGCAACTTGTTCCATATAGGCGGTCTTGAGCTGCTCGATCTCGGCCGGGCCGAGCAGCCCGGGGACCTGGACGATGCCGTCGCGTTCGTACACCTGTTCGACAGTGCTTGTCATGTCTTCAGTCTGCAGACATCAAGCTGTTGACTGGATAGCCTATCGAGCTGTGAACCTTCGAGATCCTGCTGAGTCCTACACACCGACGGTACGCCGGTTGCTGGCCGGCGAGTTCGACGAGCGGGCCGGCTACGCGACCTACCGGTCGCGAGGGACCACCGACTTC
The window above is part of the Kribbella voronezhensis genome. Proteins encoded here:
- a CDS encoding class I SAM-dependent methyltransferase, with protein sequence MNLMCPARLILVPDELPVEVPTGERVAAVYASPAGEATAARWAAELGVRLTVDPELTAGEALRDIADVHRGETVVVVVPGLDLGLAIPTDHRLVIEHTGDGWSVLPSDNEVTLAAYEQAADKFRDTLPHGRSEVMDRWFDRIGAAVPPGASVLELGSGTGEDAVALEERGYRVRRTDAAGSFVEMIRSDGYPADRLNALTDDFGGPYDLIFADAVFLHFDRAELTTVLRKARRAAACLAFTTREGEGGEWSTRFLDLPRRFNSWQEQPLRELLTETGWTVTHLERHQTRPGSNWFFILAV
- a CDS encoding phytanoyl-CoA dioxygenase family protein; its protein translation is MTSTVEQVYERDGIVQVPGLLGPAEIEQLKTAYMEQVAVDHSLAIDDGVPADDPLARYPRFVHPHRRTEVEAGRLALELMLDSRILNVVTTLIGPALGAQSMFYFKPPGARGQAMHQDNTFLRAHPETCLAAWIAVDDVDADNGGLAVVPGSHRIELVCPEEADLTESFTDVEVPIPDGLSKVQTRMKAGDVLFFHGSVVHGSRPNTTADRFRRSLIFHYIPEASTEIAAFYNPLVRPDRQTTHLTEAIGGGPCGDYATMEP
- the nucS gene encoding endonuclease NucS; amino-acid sequence: MRLVIAHCSVDYSGRLTAHLPMAPRLLMVKADGSVLIHADGGSYKPLNWMSPPCKLTEEEGVWSVTNKAGEELRITFEKVLSDTSYELGLDPGLIKDGVEAHLQELLAEHVTTFGDGFTLVRREYPTAIGPVDLLCRDADGKHVAVEIKRRGEIDGVEQLTRYVELLNRDPLLAPVRGIFAAQLIKPQAQFLATDRGLECVTVDYDALRGMESDVLRLF
- a CDS encoding 3-hydroxyacyl-CoA dehydrogenase family protein; amino-acid sequence: MARDLKTVGVVGLGTMGAGIAEVFARHGLSVVGVERDEQAVERGRGHIQHSTDRAVKRGKLSVEDQQALFDRVTFATELEALAGCDLVIEAVVERLDLKREIFSALDKIVGEDAILATNTSSLSVTEISVATQRPRRVVGMHFFNPAPVQEFVEVIKTVVTEPDVVDDVSELARRLDKVPVVAADRAGFIANALLFGYLNHAVSMVESRYATREDVDAAMRLGCGYPMGPLALLDLIGLDTAYEILDTMYKQGRNRLHAPAPILKQMVTAGLLGRKTGRGFYTYEAPDSPVVVDDDLTPTRAEDTAPVRRVQQIGVVGSGTMAVGIIEVCAKAGYDVLYVARGTEKVDRVRAGLERSLEKGVQRGKLSSEDRDAALRRITGSARLDDLATADLVIEAVVEELSVKQALFETFDEICKPGAILATTTSSLPVIDLAVATKRPTDVVGLHFFNPAPVMQLVEVVSTVSTAPEVADAVAAVAVAAGKHPVRCGDRAGFIVNALLFPYLNDAVRMLEAHYAGVDDIDAAMKLGCRLPMGPFELLDVVGLDVALAIQRTLYLEFREPGFAPAPLLEHLVTAGYLGRKTARGFRDYAK